The following proteins are encoded in a genomic region of Gossypium hirsutum isolate 1008001.06 chromosome D05, Gossypium_hirsutum_v2.1, whole genome shotgun sequence:
- the LOC107904944 gene encoding uncharacterized protein: MVTRFDFKLRFAVVIFEVLLILLWFGAATSKFQGHHPQWEGPERGIGENIVSHSCIHDQIIEQRRRPGRKVYSVTPQFYVHSSTSNNVLHKGRSLLEISEVLEHPKEAKQPIRIYLNYDAVGLSPDRDCRKVGDIVKLGEPPVSSSLGTRSCNPHGDPPIYGDCWYNCTLNDLSGQDKRHRLHKALGQTADWFKRTLAVESVKGNLRLSGYSACGQDGGVQLPRQYVEEGVADADLVLLVTTRPTTGNTLAWAVACERDQWGRAIAGHVNVAPRHLTAEAETLLSATLIHEVMHVLGFDPHAFTHFRDERKRRHSKVTEHIIDERLGRMVKRVVLPRVVMHSRHHYGAFSENFTGLELEDGGGRGTSGSHWEKRLLMNEIMTGSVDTKSVVSKMTLALLEDSGWYQANYSMADHLDWGYNQGTDFLTSPCNLWKGAYHCNTTNLSGCTYNREAEGYCPIVSYNRDLPQWTRYFPQANKGGQSSLADYCTFFVAYSDGSCTDSNSARAPDRMLGEVRGSNSRCMASSLVRTGFVRGSMTQGNGCYQHRCVNYSLEVAVDGIWKVCAKAGGPVQFPGFNGELICPAYHELCSAGPVPVSGQCPNSCNFNGDCVSGKCRCFPGFHRHDCSKRYCPSNCNGHGMCLSNGVCGCENGYTGIDCSTAVCDEQCSLHGGVCDNGVCEFRCSDYAGYTCQNSSTLLSSLSVCKNELERELSGQHCAPSEASILQQLEEVVIMPNYYRLFPSVAQKLFTNLFGSSYCESAAKRLACWISIQKCDNDGDNRLRVCHSACQAYNLACGASLDCSDQTLFSSGEEGEGQCTGSGEMKVSWFNRFRNRLFSSNSSLKGVYVKYSQL, translated from the exons ATGGTAACAAGATTtgattttaagcttcgatttgcTGTCGTTATATTCGAG GTTTTATTGATATTGTTATGGTTTGGAGCAGCTACTTCGAAATTTCAGGGGCATCATCCACAATGGGAAGGCCCAGAGAGAGGAATTGGTGAAAACATTGTCTCACATTCATGTATTCATGACCAGATAATTGAACAGAGGAGACGACCAGGTCGTAAGGTTTATTCAGTTACCCCTCAATTTTATGTCCACTCCAGTACCTCAAATAATGTTCTTCACAAAGGAAGGTCCTTGCTTGAGATTTCTGAGGTGCTTGAGCATCCAAAGGAGGCTAAGCAACCTATaagaatatatttaaattatgatgcCGTTGGCCTCTCACCGGATAGAGATTGTCGAAAAGTTGGTGACATTGTGAAG cTTGGGGAGCCTCCTGTGAGTTCATCTCTTGGTACACGCTCCTGCAATCCTCATGGTGATCCTCCGATTTATGGTGACTGTTGGTATAATTGCACTTTGAATGATTTATCTGGGCAAGACAAACGTCATCGTCTTCACAAG GCTCTAGGGCAGACAGCTGACTGGTTCAAGAGAACCTTGGCTGTAGAGTCTGTGAAAGGGAATTTGAGATTGAGTGGATATTCTGCATGTGGACAAGATGGAGGTGTACAGCTTCCTCGTCAATATGTTGAAG AGGGTGTTGCTGATGCAGACTTGGTCCTTCTTGTGACTACACGACCTACCACTGGCAACACTTTGGCATGGGCAGTAGCATGTGAACGTGACCAGTGGGGCCGTGCAATTGCTG GACATGTGAATGTTGCTCCTCGGCATTTAACTGCAGAAGCAGAGACTTTACTTTCAGCTACTCTTATCCACGAG GTTATGCATGTTCTTGGCTTTGATCCGCATGCTTTTACGCACTTTAGGGATGAGAGAAAAAGGAGGCATAGTAAG GTTACTGAACATATTATAGATGAAAGGCTTGGGAGGATGGTTAAACGTGTGGTGCTCCCACGTGTTGTTATGCACTCGCGGCATCATTATGGG GCATTCTCAGAAAATTTTACTGGCTTAGAGCTAGAAGATGGTGGAGGACGTGGGACATCAG GATCTCATTGGGAGAAAAGGCTTTTGATGAATGAGATAATGACGGGATCCGTGGATACAAAATCAGTAGTTTCAAAAATGACACTGGCTTTGTTGGAGGATAGTGGATGGTATCAAGCTAACTATAGCATGGCAGATCATCTTGATTGGGGTTACAACCAAGGAACTGATTTTCTGACTTCTCCTTGCAATCTCTGGAAGGGAGCATATCATTGCAACACAACCAATTTGTCCGGTTGTACGTATAACAGGGAAGCAGAAGGTTACTGTCCTATTGTAAGTTATAACAGGGACCTACCTCAATGGACTCGGTACTTTCCTCAGGCTAACAAGG GTGGTCAGTCCTCATTGGCTGATTATTGCACATTCTTTGTGGCTTACTCTGATGGATCTTGTACGGATAGTAATAGTGCAAGGGCCCCGGATAGAATGTTAGGCGAAGTGAGAGGGAGTAACTCCAG GTGCATGGCCTCATCCTTAGTTCGTACAGGTTTTGTCCGTGGTTCTATGACCCAAGGAAATGGTTGTTATCAGCACAGATGTGTAAATTACTCATTAGAG GTTGCTGTGGATGGTATCTGGAAAGTGTGTGCCAAAGCTGGTGGACCAGTTCAGTTCCCTGGTTTTAATG GTGAACTAATTTGTCCTGCTTACCATGAACTCTGTAGTGCTGGTCCGGTTCCAGTGTCCGGGCAATGTCCCAATTCTTGTAATTTTAATGGTGATTGTGTCAGCGGAAAATGTCGCTGCTTTCCTGGGTTTCATCGTCATGATTGTAGTAAAA GATATTGCCCTAGCAATTGTAATGGGCATGGGATGTGTCTGTCAAATGGGGTTTGTGGATGTGAAAATGGTTATACTGGCATTGACTGTTCCACTG CCGTTTGCGATGAACAATGTAGTCTTCATGGTGGTGTCTGTGACAATGGAGTTTGCGAGTTCCGCTGCTCTGACTATGCGGGATACACATGCCAGAACAGCTCCACTCTCCTCTCTAGTCTTTCTGTATGCAAAAATGAGTTGGAGAGAGAGTTGTCTGGGCAACACTGTGCACCCAGTGAGGCAAGTATATTGCAACAGCTTGAAGAAGTTGTCATCATGCCGAATTACTACCGTCTATTCCCAAGTGTTGCTCAGAAGTTGTTTACTAATCTCTTTGGAAGCAGCTACTGTGAATCAGCTGCCAAGCGACTGGCCTGCTGG ATATCGATCCAAAAATGCGATAATGATGGGGACAACAGGCTACGAGTATGCCATTCAGCATGTCAGGCGTATAATTTAGCATGTGGGGCATCACTAGACTGTTCGGACCAAACTCTGTTTAGTAGTGGGGAGGAAGGCGAGGGGCAATGCACCGGCTCTGGTGAGATGAAGGTTTCGTGGTTCAATCGTTTCCGAAATCGTTTATTTTCAAGCAATTCGTCCTTGAAAGGAGTGTATGTAAAATATAGCCAACTCTAG